A genome region from Carassius carassius chromosome 23, fCarCar2.1, whole genome shotgun sequence includes the following:
- the LOC132101536 gene encoding alanine--tRNA ligase, cytoplasmic-like isoform X1, with product MALHLTCLCAKAFFYCQSPEKNTTSMDSLLTAAQIREKFIDFFRRHEHQYVHSSSTVPLDDPTLLFANAGMNQFKPIFLNTIDPSHPMARLRRAANTQKCIRAGGKHNDLDDVGKDVYHHTFFEMLGSWSFGDYFKHLACEMAMNLLTKEFGIPIDRLYVTYFGGHADAGLEPDLECKQIWLDLGMEESRILPGSMKDNFWEMGDTGPCGPCSEIHYDRIGGRDAAHLVNMDDPNVLEVWNLVFIQFNRESETVLKPLPKKSIDTGMGLERLVSVLQNKMSNYDTDLFIPYFEAIQKGTGARAYTGKVGAEDTDGIDMAYRVLADHARTITIALSDGGRPDNTGRGYVLRRILRRAVRYSQEKLGAQKGFFASLVDVVVESLGDAFPELRKDPDMVKDIINEEEAQFLKTLSRGRRILDRKIQSLGDSKTIPGDTAWLLYDTYGFPLDLTALIAEERGMGVDIQAFEDEKKAAQLKSQGKGSGDVDHIMLDIYAIEELRNKGVAATDDSPKYKYTSNDNGNYEFEQEVGTVLALRRERAFVDEVTTGQECGVLLDKTSFYAEQGGQSFDEGYMLRENDSTEDRMEFTVKNTQVRGGYVLHIGMVYGTLKVGDRLTLHVDEARRRPIMSNHTATHILNFALRSVLGEADQRGSLVAPDRLRFDFTAKGAMSTDEVRRTEENASTMICDAKPVYALDAPLAAAKAIQGLRAVFDETYPDPVRVVSIGVPVEELLADPNSPAGSLTSIEFCGGTHLQNSGHAAPFVIVSEEAIAKGIRRIVAVTGAEAQKAQRKGDALKLELDAMAEKVKAQNSPNKDIQKEIADMTEALGTAVISQWRKDEMRDSLKALKKIMDDLDRASKADVQKRVLEKTKEIIESNPNKPLIVMEMENGASAKALNESLKLLKTNSPQTAAMLFAVDNDAEKIICLCQVPQDVANRGLKASEWVQEVCPLLDGKGGGKDMSAQATGRNTHCIQEALQLANEFARLKLGEN from the exons TCCCCTGAGAAAAACACAACCAGCATGGACTCTTTACTGACTGCTGCACAGATCCGTGAGAAGTTCATCGACTTCTTTCGCCGCCATGAGCACCAGTACGTCCACTCGTCGTCCACCGTTCCGCTTGATGACCCCACTCTGCTCTTCGCCAATGCCGGGATGAACCAG ttcaaGCCCATCTTCCTGAACACCATCGACCCATCCCACCCTATGGCCAGACTTCGTCGTGCTGCAAATACACAGAAGTGCATTCGTGCCGGCGGCAAACACAATGACCTTGATGATGTGGGCAAAGATGTGTACCATCATACATTCTTCGAGatgttgggatcttggtcctttGGAGATTATTTTAAA CACCTGGCCTGCGAGATGGCAATGAATCTGCTGACAAAAGAGTTTGGTATACCTATTGACCGGCTCTATGTGACTTATTTTGGTGGTCATGCTGACGCAGGACTGGAGCCTGACCTGGAGTGCAAGCAGATCTGGCTGGACTTGGG AATGGAGGAGAGCCGTATTCTCCCGGGGAGCATGAAAGATAATTTCTGGGAGATGGGGGACACCGGTCCATGTGGACCCTGTAGCGAGATCCACTATGATCGCATTGGAGGCAGAGATGCCGCTCACCTGGTCAACATGGATGACCCGAATGTGCTTGAAGTCTGGAACCTTGTGTTCATTCAGTTTAACAG AGAATCAGAGACCGTTCTAAAGCCTCTGCCCAAGAAGAGCATTGACACAGGGATGGGACTGGAGCGCTTGGTCTCTGTACTACAAAACAAGATGTCCAACTACGACACAGACCTGTTCATCCCTTATTTTGAAGCCATTCAGAAG GGAACAGGTGCCAGGGCATACACAGGAAAAGTTGGTGCAGAAGACACAGATGGTATTGACATGGCATACCGTGTCCTGGCTGATCACGCCCGCACCATTACCATTGCCTTGTCTGATGGTGGCAGGCCTGACAACACGGGCAGGGG TTATGTGCTGAGGAGGATTCTGCGTCGTGCCGTGCGATACTCTCAAGAGAAGCTGGGTGCACAGAAGGGCTTCTTTGCCTCTTTGGTAGATGTGGTGGTTGAGTCTCTG GGTGATGCTTTCCCAGAGCTGCGGAAGGATCCTGATATGGTAAAAGACATCATCAATGAGGAGGAGGCACAGTTCCTTAAGACCCTTAGCAGGGGACGACGCATCCTGGACCGCAAGATCCAGAGTCTGGGAGACAGCAAGACTATACCAG GTGACACAGCCTGGCTGCTGTATGACACTTATGGTTTCCCTCTGGACCTCACTGCCCTGATCGCTGAGGAACGAGGAATGGGAGTGGACATCCAGGCCTTTGAGGATGAGAAGAAAGCTGCGCAG TTGAAGTCTCAGGGCAAAGGCTCTGGGGACGTTGACCACATCATGCTGGACATCTATGCCATTGAAGAGCTCAGAAACAAAGGTGTCGCTGCCACTGATGACAGCCCCAAGTACAAGTACACTTCAAATGATAACGGCAACTATG AGTTTGAACAGGAAGTGGGTACAGTGCTGGCTCTCAGGAGGGAGCGTGCATTTGTTGATGAGGTGACCACAGGTCAAGAGTGTGGAGTGCTGCTCGACAAAACCTCTTTCTACGCCGAGCAGGGAGGCCAGAGCTTTGATGAAGGCTACATGCTCCGAGAAAACGACTCCACTGAGGAT AGGATGGAGTTCACTGTGAAGAATACTCAGGTGCGCGGAGGGTACGTGCTTCATATTGGTATGGTATACGGCACGCTGAAGGTTGGAGACCGCCTAACTCTGCACGTAGACGAG GCTCGTCGTAGGCCCATCATGAGTAACCATACCGCCACACACATCCTTAACTTTGCCTTGCGTTCAGTGCTGGGAGAGGCAGATCAGCGGGGCTCTTTGGTTGCTCCAGACAGATTGCGCTTTGACTTCACAGCTAAAGGAGCCATGAGCACAGATGAAGTGCGGCGCACAGAAGAGAACGCCTCAACCATGATTTGTGATGCCAAG CCGGTTTATGCCCTGGATGCCCCTCTTGCAGCAGCTAAAGCCATCCAAGGTCTGAGGGCAGTGTTTGATGAGACGTACCCTGATCCTGTTCGAGTGGTGTCTATTGGCGTCCCGGTGGAGGAGCTGCTGGCTGATCCAAACAGCCCTGCAGGCTCACTCACCTCCATCGAATTCTGCGGCGGAAC GCACTTGCAGAACTCTGGTCATGCTGCACCATTTGTGATCGTATCAGAGGAGGCCATCGCTAAAGGAATCAGGAGGATTGTGGCAGTGACTGGAGCAGAGGCTCAGAAG GCCCAGAGGAAAGGTGATGCACTGAAGCTGGAACTAGATGCCATGGCAGAGAAAGTGAAAGCTCAGAACAGCCCTAATAAAGATATTCAGAAAGAGATTGCTGATATGACCGAG GCCCTGGGCACTGCAGTCATCTCTCAGTGGCGGAAGGATGAAATGAGGGATTCCCTGAAAGCTCTTAAGAAGATCATGGATGACCTGGACCGTGCCAGCAAGGCTGATGTACAGAAGAGG GTCCTGGAAAAGACAAAGGAGATCATCGAAAGTAACCCAAACAAACCTCTAATTGTGATGGAGATGGAGAATGGAGCATCTGCAAAG GCTCTGAATGAGTCTCTGAAGCTGCTGAAGACAAATTCACCACAGACTGCTGCTATGCTTTTTGCTGTGGATAATGATGCGGAGAAAATTATCTGCTTGTGCCAAGTGCCTCAG GATGTTGCTAACCGAGGCCTGAAAGCCAGTGAGTGGGTTCAGGAAGTGTGCCCTCTGTTGGACGGAAAAGGAGGTGGTAAAGACATGTCTGCCCAGGCCACGGgtagaaacacacactgcatacaGGAGGCTCTACAGCTGGCCAATGAGTTTGCCCGCCTCAAACTGGGTGAAAATtaa
- the LOC132101536 gene encoding alanine--tRNA ligase, cytoplasmic-like isoform X2, translating into MDSLLTAAQIREKFIDFFRRHEHQYVHSSSTVPLDDPTLLFANAGMNQFKPIFLNTIDPSHPMARLRRAANTQKCIRAGGKHNDLDDVGKDVYHHTFFEMLGSWSFGDYFKHLACEMAMNLLTKEFGIPIDRLYVTYFGGHADAGLEPDLECKQIWLDLGMEESRILPGSMKDNFWEMGDTGPCGPCSEIHYDRIGGRDAAHLVNMDDPNVLEVWNLVFIQFNRESETVLKPLPKKSIDTGMGLERLVSVLQNKMSNYDTDLFIPYFEAIQKGTGARAYTGKVGAEDTDGIDMAYRVLADHARTITIALSDGGRPDNTGRGYVLRRILRRAVRYSQEKLGAQKGFFASLVDVVVESLGDAFPELRKDPDMVKDIINEEEAQFLKTLSRGRRILDRKIQSLGDSKTIPGDTAWLLYDTYGFPLDLTALIAEERGMGVDIQAFEDEKKAAQLKSQGKGSGDVDHIMLDIYAIEELRNKGVAATDDSPKYKYTSNDNGNYEFEQEVGTVLALRRERAFVDEVTTGQECGVLLDKTSFYAEQGGQSFDEGYMLRENDSTEDRMEFTVKNTQVRGGYVLHIGMVYGTLKVGDRLTLHVDEARRRPIMSNHTATHILNFALRSVLGEADQRGSLVAPDRLRFDFTAKGAMSTDEVRRTEENASTMICDAKPVYALDAPLAAAKAIQGLRAVFDETYPDPVRVVSIGVPVEELLADPNSPAGSLTSIEFCGGTHLQNSGHAAPFVIVSEEAIAKGIRRIVAVTGAEAQKAQRKGDALKLELDAMAEKVKAQNSPNKDIQKEIADMTEALGTAVISQWRKDEMRDSLKALKKIMDDLDRASKADVQKRVLEKTKEIIESNPNKPLIVMEMENGASAKALNESLKLLKTNSPQTAAMLFAVDNDAEKIICLCQVPQDVANRGLKASEWVQEVCPLLDGKGGGKDMSAQATGRNTHCIQEALQLANEFARLKLGEN; encoded by the exons ATGGACTCTTTACTGACTGCTGCACAGATCCGTGAGAAGTTCATCGACTTCTTTCGCCGCCATGAGCACCAGTACGTCCACTCGTCGTCCACCGTTCCGCTTGATGACCCCACTCTGCTCTTCGCCAATGCCGGGATGAACCAG ttcaaGCCCATCTTCCTGAACACCATCGACCCATCCCACCCTATGGCCAGACTTCGTCGTGCTGCAAATACACAGAAGTGCATTCGTGCCGGCGGCAAACACAATGACCTTGATGATGTGGGCAAAGATGTGTACCATCATACATTCTTCGAGatgttgggatcttggtcctttGGAGATTATTTTAAA CACCTGGCCTGCGAGATGGCAATGAATCTGCTGACAAAAGAGTTTGGTATACCTATTGACCGGCTCTATGTGACTTATTTTGGTGGTCATGCTGACGCAGGACTGGAGCCTGACCTGGAGTGCAAGCAGATCTGGCTGGACTTGGG AATGGAGGAGAGCCGTATTCTCCCGGGGAGCATGAAAGATAATTTCTGGGAGATGGGGGACACCGGTCCATGTGGACCCTGTAGCGAGATCCACTATGATCGCATTGGAGGCAGAGATGCCGCTCACCTGGTCAACATGGATGACCCGAATGTGCTTGAAGTCTGGAACCTTGTGTTCATTCAGTTTAACAG AGAATCAGAGACCGTTCTAAAGCCTCTGCCCAAGAAGAGCATTGACACAGGGATGGGACTGGAGCGCTTGGTCTCTGTACTACAAAACAAGATGTCCAACTACGACACAGACCTGTTCATCCCTTATTTTGAAGCCATTCAGAAG GGAACAGGTGCCAGGGCATACACAGGAAAAGTTGGTGCAGAAGACACAGATGGTATTGACATGGCATACCGTGTCCTGGCTGATCACGCCCGCACCATTACCATTGCCTTGTCTGATGGTGGCAGGCCTGACAACACGGGCAGGGG TTATGTGCTGAGGAGGATTCTGCGTCGTGCCGTGCGATACTCTCAAGAGAAGCTGGGTGCACAGAAGGGCTTCTTTGCCTCTTTGGTAGATGTGGTGGTTGAGTCTCTG GGTGATGCTTTCCCAGAGCTGCGGAAGGATCCTGATATGGTAAAAGACATCATCAATGAGGAGGAGGCACAGTTCCTTAAGACCCTTAGCAGGGGACGACGCATCCTGGACCGCAAGATCCAGAGTCTGGGAGACAGCAAGACTATACCAG GTGACACAGCCTGGCTGCTGTATGACACTTATGGTTTCCCTCTGGACCTCACTGCCCTGATCGCTGAGGAACGAGGAATGGGAGTGGACATCCAGGCCTTTGAGGATGAGAAGAAAGCTGCGCAG TTGAAGTCTCAGGGCAAAGGCTCTGGGGACGTTGACCACATCATGCTGGACATCTATGCCATTGAAGAGCTCAGAAACAAAGGTGTCGCTGCCACTGATGACAGCCCCAAGTACAAGTACACTTCAAATGATAACGGCAACTATG AGTTTGAACAGGAAGTGGGTACAGTGCTGGCTCTCAGGAGGGAGCGTGCATTTGTTGATGAGGTGACCACAGGTCAAGAGTGTGGAGTGCTGCTCGACAAAACCTCTTTCTACGCCGAGCAGGGAGGCCAGAGCTTTGATGAAGGCTACATGCTCCGAGAAAACGACTCCACTGAGGAT AGGATGGAGTTCACTGTGAAGAATACTCAGGTGCGCGGAGGGTACGTGCTTCATATTGGTATGGTATACGGCACGCTGAAGGTTGGAGACCGCCTAACTCTGCACGTAGACGAG GCTCGTCGTAGGCCCATCATGAGTAACCATACCGCCACACACATCCTTAACTTTGCCTTGCGTTCAGTGCTGGGAGAGGCAGATCAGCGGGGCTCTTTGGTTGCTCCAGACAGATTGCGCTTTGACTTCACAGCTAAAGGAGCCATGAGCACAGATGAAGTGCGGCGCACAGAAGAGAACGCCTCAACCATGATTTGTGATGCCAAG CCGGTTTATGCCCTGGATGCCCCTCTTGCAGCAGCTAAAGCCATCCAAGGTCTGAGGGCAGTGTTTGATGAGACGTACCCTGATCCTGTTCGAGTGGTGTCTATTGGCGTCCCGGTGGAGGAGCTGCTGGCTGATCCAAACAGCCCTGCAGGCTCACTCACCTCCATCGAATTCTGCGGCGGAAC GCACTTGCAGAACTCTGGTCATGCTGCACCATTTGTGATCGTATCAGAGGAGGCCATCGCTAAAGGAATCAGGAGGATTGTGGCAGTGACTGGAGCAGAGGCTCAGAAG GCCCAGAGGAAAGGTGATGCACTGAAGCTGGAACTAGATGCCATGGCAGAGAAAGTGAAAGCTCAGAACAGCCCTAATAAAGATATTCAGAAAGAGATTGCTGATATGACCGAG GCCCTGGGCACTGCAGTCATCTCTCAGTGGCGGAAGGATGAAATGAGGGATTCCCTGAAAGCTCTTAAGAAGATCATGGATGACCTGGACCGTGCCAGCAAGGCTGATGTACAGAAGAGG GTCCTGGAAAAGACAAAGGAGATCATCGAAAGTAACCCAAACAAACCTCTAATTGTGATGGAGATGGAGAATGGAGCATCTGCAAAG GCTCTGAATGAGTCTCTGAAGCTGCTGAAGACAAATTCACCACAGACTGCTGCTATGCTTTTTGCTGTGGATAATGATGCGGAGAAAATTATCTGCTTGTGCCAAGTGCCTCAG GATGTTGCTAACCGAGGCCTGAAAGCCAGTGAGTGGGTTCAGGAAGTGTGCCCTCTGTTGGACGGAAAAGGAGGTGGTAAAGACATGTCTGCCCAGGCCACGGgtagaaacacacactgcatacaGGAGGCTCTACAGCTGGCCAATGAGTTTGCCCGCCTCAAACTGGGTGAAAATtaa
- the st3gal2 gene encoding CMP-N-acetylneuraminate-beta-galactosamide-alpha-2,3-sialyltransferase 2 produces the protein MPSVPPQREGRFSLGWGWAAWARTQRAGELRPWVPAGVGPAAAGERGGMRCSLRFCVVLGSLALLFLTSLFFSFSLKGGVGLPYLEPPGWEESHRVKLVPSYAGSHRVVPAESSQQKTCACSQCVGDPGVSDWFDENYDPDISPVWIRDNIQLPSDVYYWWVMLQPQFKPHNIQQVLQRLFQVIPGRSPYGSWDPARCLRCAVVGNSGNLRGAGYGSVIDGHDFIMRMNLAPTVGYEEDAGSRTTHHFMYPESAKNLAANVSFVLVPFKTLDLLWITSALSTGQIRFTYAPVKQFLRVDKDKVQIFNPAFFKYIHDRWTRHHGRYPSTGMLVLFFTLHVCDEVNVFGFGADSRGNWHHYWEQNRYSGEFRKTGVHDADYEAQIIDKLAKVGKISVFPGK, from the exons ATGCCGTCTGTGCCTCCGCAGCGAGAGGGACGCTTCAGTTTGGGATGGGGTTGGGCTGCATGGGCACGGACTCAGAGGGCGGGTGAGCTGAGACCCTGGGTGCCTGCTGGAGTCGGACCTGCGGCGGCAGGAGAACGTGGGGGCATGAGATGCTCCCTTCGCTTCTGCGTGGTCTTGGGATCCCTGGCCCTCCTGTTCCTCACATCGCTCTTCTTCTCCTTCTCGCTGAAAGGAGGAGTCGGCTTGCCTTACTTGGAACCCCCGGGATGGGAAGAGTCACACAGGGTTAAGCTAGTGCCCAGCTACGCCGGTTCCCACCGGGTCGTCCCGGCTGAGAGCTCCCAGCAGAAGACATGTGCCTGCTCTCAGTGCGTGGGTGACCCAGGCGTTTCTGACTGGTTCGACGAGAACTATGACCCAGACATCTCGCCCGTGTGGATTCGGGACAACATCCAACTGCCTTCAGACGTGTACTACTGGTGGGTG ATGTTGCAGCCTCAATTCAAACCCCACAACATCCAGCAAGTTCTACAGAGGCTGTTCCAGGTCATTCCAGGCCGTTCCCCGTACGGTTCGTGGGACCCTGCCCGCTGTCTGCGCTGTGCCGTGGTGGGGAATTCGGGAAACCTCCGTGGGGCAGGTTATGGTTCGGTGATCGATGGCCATGACTTCATCATGAG GATGAACCTGGCTCCCACTGTAGGGTACGAAGAGGATGCCGGCAGCCGTACCACACACCACTTCATGTACCCAGAGAGTGCCAAAAACCTGGCGGCCAACGTTAGCTTTGTGCTGGTGCCCTTCAAGACTCTCGACCTGTTGTGGATCACCAGTGCCCTCTCCACCGGCCAGATCCGCTT caCTTATGCTCCAGTGAAGCAGTTTCTGCGTGTGGATAAAGACAAG GTCCAGATCTTCAACCCAGCTTTCTTTAAATACATCCATGACCGCTGGACACGTCATCATGGCCGCTATCCCTCCACTGGCATGCTTGTGCTGTTCTTCACTCTACACGTATGTGATGAG GTGAATGTATTTGGTTTTGGGGCGGACAGCAGGGGAAACTGGCACCACTATTGGGAACAGAACCGCTATTCTGGAGAGTTTCGCAAAACAGGTGTCCATGATGCAGACTATGAGGCCCAGATCATTGACAAGCTGGCCAAAGTTGGCAAGATCTCTGTCTTTCCTGGAAAGTGA